The following DNA comes from Candidatus Tanganyikabacteria bacterium.
CGGTGTAGAGGAGTAGGGCCGCGAACGCCGATCCGAAGGAAGCCACTCGCGATCTGCGCAATCGCGGCTATCGCGTCACGCCCCAGCGCGAGCGCATCCTGCGGGTCTTCGCCGATCTCCCGGCAGGCACGCACCTGTCGGCCGAGGAACTGCACCAGCAACTGGTGAAGGAAGAACCGCCCATCAGCCTGGCGACGGCCTACCGCACGCTCAAGCTGCTGGCCAGCCTCGGCGTGCTGCGCGAACTCGACTTCGCCGAGGGCCACAAGCACTACGAACTGAACCGCGGCGCGACCGAACCGCACCAGCACCTGGTCTGCGTCGAATGCTTCACCCCCATCGAGTTCACCGGCGCCGACGTCGAGGATGCCGCCCGCGCAGTGGCCGAACGCTACGGCTTCGAGGTCCTGGACATCCAGCTCAAGATCCACGGCATCTGCGCCGACTGCCGGGCGAAGTCAGCGAACTGAACCGTAACATGACTGCATTTTGACTGTCCCTTAACGTTAACCCGGAGATACTTGCCGGGTATACCAAAACTTAGGGACCTGAGAATTTACTTTCTCATCTGAGTAAGGGGGAGCAGCCCGTGTCCGGAAACAATATCCAGACTTCGCCAGTCAATCGGCCTGCCGCG
Coding sequences within:
- a CDS encoding transcriptional repressor, coding for MRNRGYRVTPQRERILRVFADLPAGTHLSAEELHQQLVKEEPPISLATAYRTLKLLASLGVLRELDFAEGHKHYELNRGATEPHQHLVCVECFTPIEFTGADVEDAARAVAERYGFEVLDIQLKIHGICADCRAKSAN